The Aeromicrobium yanjiei genome includes a region encoding these proteins:
- a CDS encoding SDR family NAD(P)-dependent oxidoreductase, translating to MQLNDTAAIVTGGASGLGAATALALAEKGATVYAIDLPGAIEQAPQVPGVSYLAADVTDEQQVRTAVATASEGAPLRTVVNCAGIGPSARILGRKGVHDLGLYAKIVQINLVGSFTVLALASEAIAATEPDENGQRGVIVNTASIAAYDGQIGQVAYASSKGGIVGMTLPAARDLAQYGIRVCTIAPGIVNTPMLATVSEEFRAGLAAGIPFPQRLCEPGEYAKLVTMIVDHDYLNGETIRMDGALRMAPR from the coding sequence ATGCAGCTCAACGACACCGCAGCCATCGTGACCGGAGGAGCCTCCGGGCTCGGCGCCGCGACCGCACTCGCCCTCGCCGAGAAGGGCGCCACCGTCTACGCGATCGACCTCCCGGGTGCGATCGAGCAGGCGCCGCAGGTGCCCGGCGTGTCCTACCTCGCCGCCGACGTCACCGACGAGCAGCAGGTCCGCACGGCGGTCGCCACGGCGAGCGAGGGCGCGCCGCTGCGCACGGTCGTCAACTGCGCCGGCATCGGCCCGTCCGCACGCATCCTCGGCCGCAAGGGCGTCCACGACCTCGGCCTGTACGCCAAGATCGTCCAGATCAACCTGGTCGGCAGCTTCACGGTGCTCGCGCTGGCCTCGGAGGCCATCGCCGCGACCGAGCCGGACGAGAACGGACAGCGCGGCGTCATCGTCAACACCGCCTCGATCGCGGCGTACGACGGCCAGATCGGCCAGGTCGCGTACGCGTCCTCCAAGGGCGGCATCGTCGGCATGACCCTGCCGGCCGCCCGCGATCTCGCGCAGTACGGCATCCGGGTCTGCACGATCGCGCCCGGCATCGTCAACACGCCGATGCTCGCGACCGTCAGCGAGGAGTTCCGGGCCGGCCTGGCCGCGGGCATCCCGTTCCCGCAGCGCCTGTGCGAGCCCGGCGAGTACGCCAAGCTGGTGACGATGATCGTCGACCACGACTACCTCAACGGCGAGACCATCAGGATGGACGGCGCCCTGCGGATGGCTCCGCGCTAG
- a CDS encoding acyl-CoA dehydrogenase family protein → MPAERLMPTEESTDLIELTRSIVAKDLRPVIADLDARAEFPREIFRTLGRAGLLSLPYPEELGGGGQSYEVYLQALEEIASASASVGVGVSVHALSCFGLFTAGTQQQKESWLPEMLSGEQLGAYCLSEAHAGSDPAAMRTRAVREGDDYVINGAKAWTTHGGKADFYKVMARTSDDGGRGISCFLVPADTPGLSADTPESKMGLMSSTTATMLFDDVRVPVERRLGEEGQGLSIALAGLDAGRLGIAAVATGLAQEALDVAVRYAKERETFGRAIIDHQGLAFVLADMAAAVESARATYLAAARLKDAGRPYSRQASIAKMVCTDNAMKVTTDAVQVLGGAGYTKDFPAERFMREAKVMQIFEGTNQIQRLVISRNLAR, encoded by the coding sequence ATGCCGGCCGAACGTCTCATGCCGACCGAGGAGTCCACCGACCTGATCGAGCTGACGCGCAGCATCGTCGCGAAGGACCTGCGGCCGGTGATCGCCGATCTCGATGCACGTGCGGAGTTCCCCCGCGAGATCTTCCGCACGCTGGGGCGTGCGGGCCTGCTGTCGCTGCCGTATCCCGAGGAGCTCGGTGGCGGCGGGCAGTCGTACGAGGTGTACCTCCAGGCGCTCGAGGAGATCGCGTCCGCGTCCGCGTCGGTGGGTGTGGGCGTCAGCGTGCACGCTCTGTCGTGCTTCGGCCTGTTCACGGCCGGCACGCAGCAGCAGAAGGAGTCGTGGCTGCCGGAGATGCTCTCGGGTGAGCAGCTGGGCGCGTATTGCCTGTCCGAGGCCCACGCCGGCTCCGATCCCGCCGCGATGCGCACCCGCGCGGTGCGCGAGGGAGACGACTACGTCATCAACGGCGCCAAGGCGTGGACCACGCACGGCGGCAAGGCCGACTTCTACAAGGTCATGGCGCGCACCAGCGATGACGGCGGGCGCGGGATCTCCTGCTTCCTCGTCCCGGCCGACACGCCCGGCCTGAGCGCGGACACCCCCGAGAGCAAGATGGGGCTGATGTCGTCCACGACGGCCACGATGCTGTTCGACGACGTCCGCGTCCCGGTCGAGCGGCGCCTCGGCGAGGAGGGCCAGGGGCTGTCGATCGCGCTGGCCGGGCTCGACGCCGGCCGTCTCGGCATCGCTGCGGTCGCGACAGGCCTGGCGCAGGAGGCGCTCGACGTCGCGGTCCGGTACGCCAAGGAGCGCGAGACGTTCGGCCGCGCGATCATCGACCACCAGGGCCTCGCCTTCGTGCTGGCCGACATGGCCGCCGCGGTCGAGTCCGCCCGCGCGACGTACCTCGCCGCTGCCCGCCTGAAGGACGCCGGACGCCCGTACTCGCGGCAGGCGTCGATCGCCAAGATGGTCTGCACCGACAACGCGATGAAGGTGACCACCGACGCCGTGCAGGTGCTCGGCGGCGCGGGCTACACCAAGGACTTCCCGGCCGAGCGCTTCATGCGCGAGGCCAAGGTCATGCAGATCTTCGAGGGCACCAACCAGATCCAGCGCCTCGTCATCAGCCGCAACCTCGCACGCTGA